One window from the genome of Vidua chalybeata isolate OUT-0048 chromosome 3, bVidCha1 merged haplotype, whole genome shotgun sequence encodes:
- the LOC128785624 gene encoding p53 apoptosis effector related to PMP-22-like, producing the protein MVKYGLDYTRCRWILPLLLGIGVIFGIIALAGWGWLESQTLPYVLQASLWQICRRPDQGGQWSCESLMGYAWGRAAAATYLVGFLLLVICFALAIIAFAIDTLRFNFIRGIGGLLFVAAVFSIMGLVIYPVKFSSEVEMTGINMFSWAYGFGWTTAIMEICLGFFFCCLPNYEDQILGNVKPTYFYSSP; encoded by the exons ATGGTGAAGTACGGCCTCGACTACACGCGCTGCAGATGGATCCTACCCCTGCTCCTGGGCATTGGGGTCATCTTCGGCATCATCGCGCTGgcgggctggggctggctggagtCGCAGACCTTGCCCTATGTGCTGCAAGCGTCGCTGTGGCAGATCTGCAGGAGGCCTGATCAGGGCGGGCAATGGAGCTGCGAGTCCCTCATGGGCTACG cctggggaagagctgctgctgccacataCCTGGTTGGCTTTTTACTTCTAGTCATCTGTTTTGCACTGGCCATAATAGCATTTGCCATCGACACACTTCGGTTCAACTTCATTCGTGGGATCGGAGGCTTGCTTTTCGTGGCTG CTGTGTTCTCCATCATGGGCCTGGTCATTTACCCAGTAAAGTTCTCATCTGAAGTTGAAATGACAGGAATCAATATGTTCAGCTGGGCCTATGGCTTTGGCTGGACCACCGCCATTATGGAAATATGCTTGGGATTCTTCTTCTGCTGCCTTCCTAACTATGAAGATCAGATCCTGGGTAATGTCAAGCCCACATATTTTTACTCTTCCCCATAA